From the Planktothricoides raciborskii GIHE-MW2 genome, the window CCAGAGTCCCGGTTGATCCAGCCCAAGAGAATGATTTACCTGATGGGTTGTGGATGCAGGTAGATAATTTGTTGATTTTTGACCAAGTGAAGCGGAAAATTTGGGCGATCGCCTTCGCGGATTTACGGGATCCAGCGGTATCCCTCCAGGAAGCTTATCAACAAGCGTGCGATCGGGTGAAAACTCTGGTCAATAAATTGCAAATGCCCCTCTCTACGGAGGACACGGTGCTAGAGTGGAAACCCCCCCGGAGTCAGGGAAATCCGTCTTCCCCAGGGGAAGCGGACTATCTCTATACCAGCAATATCTCCAAAGAGCAATTCTGTCAAAATGTCCTAAAAGCCAAAGACTACATCAAAGCAGGGGATATTTTCCAAGTAGTAATTTCCCAGCGGCTATCAACGGAATTCAGCGGCGATCCGTTTGCCCTCTATCGTTCTTTGCGCTTAATTAATCCTTCCCCGTACATGGGATATTTTCACTTCAAAGATTGGCAAATTATTGGCTCATCCCCGGAAGTGATGGTAAAAGCCGAAAATGCACCGGGCAAAGGTAAAATAGCTTCCCTGCGTCCGATCGCGGGCACCCGACCACGGGGGCAAACTCCCCAGGAAGATGCGGCATTAGCGGAAGACTTACTCCAAGACCCCAAGGAAATTGCCGAGCACGTCATGTTAGTAGACTTGGGGCGCAATGACCTGGGACGAGTCTGCGTGAAAGGGTCGGTGAAAGTTGATGAATTAATGGTGATTGAGCGTTATTCTCATGTCATGCATATTGTGAGTAACGTAGTCGGACAGCTTGAAGAGAGTAAAACCGCATGGGATTTACTCAAAGCCTGTTTTCCAGCGGGAACCGTCAGCGGCGCCCCCAAAATTCGAGCCATGGAAATTATCAATGAGTTAGAACCTTGTCGTCGGGGTCCTTATTCTGGGGTTTATGGCTATTACGATTTTGAGGGTCAACTGAATACGGCGATCGCCATTAGAACGATGGTCGTCCGGGCAAACGACCAAGGCAAACTCACCGTATCGGTGCAAGCGGGGGCTGGTTTAGTTGCGGACTCTGACCCAGAGAAAGAATACGAAGAAACCCTCAATAAAGCCAGAGGGTTACTTGAAGCGATTCGCTGTCTAGTTCGTTAACTTAACTGATTCTGATGCGGATTCTGAGGCTAAAGTCTCGTCACTTCCTGACGGGCTTTTTGGTCTCGCTGCGCGATGGCGGGTTTCATAATCACTGCTTTATAAGGAATTACCCCAGTGTGTTCGCTGCCCAACTCCTGGGCGGCTCCCAGGGACAAATCCAATGTGCGGGGCGGAATGTATGGGCCGCGATCGTTAATCCGCACAATCACTGACTTACCATTATCTAAGTTTGTCACCTTTAAATAGGTATCAAACGGCAACGAAGGATGAGCCGCCGTTAAGTCATACTGGTTGTAAGTTTCTCCATTCGCCGTCAAACGACCGTGGAAATAAGGCCCATACCAAGATGCTAAACCCGTGAGAATTTCTTTACTTTCCTGTAACCCGTACATCTGAGATTGGGAATTAGCCAAGGTCAAGGGTGGAGCAGCCAGGGCTTGACGGAGATTATTAATCCAATTCAAAGCTAACTGTTTTGGGCGATCGTTTAATTGTTCCGCCAAGGTTTCCGAGACAATCAATAACACCTCTGAACCAACTTGAATTGCTGGTTGGTTATGGACTATCGTGGCCTCGATCTGCTGTGGATCAAAATTAGGATCTTGCAACAATTGTTGAAGTTGTAAGCCAAGTACATGGGCAGAAATTGGGTCAGGCAGTTTGCCAACTAAACATCCACCAACCCAAATTTCATAAAAAGAATCCAGAGAATCCATGAATTGATAGTTGGGGCTGGTGGGATATGATCGCACCACCTGCACCAGGGTCGCTGTCGCTGTCGCTTTGGCAGGGGTAGTTCCGGGGATGGGCAAAATTTCATCCATCCATTGCAACATGGTTTGAGTCGGATTGTCCGAGTCACGGTTGTGAGAAATTAGTTGCCCGGAATTCGCCGCCTGGGTGTCCGTCAACCATATGGGCAAAAATGATGAGAATTGGGTTTTGGTTTTAATCGGGTCAGGTCGTTGACAAACTTGGCTTTTGCTTGATTTTTTTGAGAGGAAAGATTGCAACAATGGCTTAATCAAACCCTCATGCAACTGCAAATCGCTGGACATTTGACCGGATGATTTTCGGCGCTGCTTATGGGACTGTCCCCGTTTCTGAGCCGAATTATGAGCCGAATTATGATCCGAATTATATGCAACTAATAAAACATTAGCCGCATAAGAGTTATGCCCCGATTCAGCCGCCATTAATACAGGGTTACTCGATGAGAAAAAATCAAGTAACCAAGAAGTGAGCCAAACAATTCCTAGATATTCCATAATGAAAGAATGAACGATGACTGTCTACCCATAGGCAGACTAAGAAATTCGTAATAGATTACACGCTGATGCCAAAATAATCAAATGTGTGGGGATCAAAGTGGAAGCGACTAAAAAATGAGTCAACCCATTGATCCCAAGCACAAACTTAATTATACTCATCATAATTTTTGAGGCTCTATGAATTCATTAGAATTTTTTATCGTTGATGTATTTGCGGAGACTAAATATAGCGGCAATCAACTGGCTGTATTCCCCCGCGCTGGTCAAATTTCCCCGGAAATAATGCAACGAATAACCAAGGAAATTAATTATTCAGAAACCACGTTTATCACCCATCACGAGGCGATCAATGGGGGATATAATGTTCGCATTTTTACCCCTGCCCAAGAGGTTACCTTTGCCGGACATCCGACTTTGGGAACGGCTTATATTATTCAACGCGAATTAATTAAGGCTCCGGTGGCTCAGGTGAATTTAAATCTGCTAGTTGGTCAAATTACTGTGACATTTGCCTATCAAGATGGCCAAGTGAGTTGCTTACAAATGCAACAAAAGCCGCCGAAATTTGGACAAGTCATCGACCCTGGGGCTTTGGCAGAAGTATTGAATTTAGAGGGTTCTGAAATTGACGTTCGCGGTAGCGGTGCGGAACACTATCGCTTTCCTTGCCAAGAAGTGTCTACGGGAATTCCATTTATCATTGTGCCGTTGAAAAATCACCAAGCATTAAAACGCGCAAAAGTCAATAGAGATAAATATTTTAAATTAATTGAAACGACAGACGCGAAATGTATTTTCATCTTTTGCCCGGAAACCAATCATCCGCAAAATCATTTAAGTGGACGGATGTTTGGGGATTATTTGGGAGTACCGGAAGATCCAGCCACGGGTAGTGCGAATGGCTGTTTGGCGGGGTATTTGGTGAAGTATCGCTATTTTGGGGAAGATAATATTGATGTGCGGGTAGAGCAGGGATATGAAATCGATCGCCCGTCTCTGCTATTTTTGCAAGCATACCCGCAAGCAAACGGGGAAATTGCTGTGTTTGTGGGCGGTTCGGTGCAATTGGTGGCGAAAGGAGAATTTCTCTAATTATTCTCTAATTATTCTCTAATTATTATGATGGATGAAGTTTTAAAACAATGGCTGCGATCGCCCCTGAATTATGGATGGTTCACTTGATATTTATTTGCGTCACCAGGTGAACTAATTCTGGCAAAATCAGGGATGCCATCGCCAGTTTGACTGCCCCTGAAGAACCGGGAAGGGAAAAAATTAATTTAGATTGATAGACTCCGGCGATCGCCCGTGAAGCGATCGCCCGTGAGCCAATTTCTTGATAACTTAACCAGCGAAACACCTCTCCAAAACCGGGTAGGGTTTTTTCTAACAGAGAGGCGATCACATCGTAAGTTGTATCCCTGGGAGCAATTCCGGTGCCACCATTAAAAATCAATGCATCTAAATCCGGACGCTGGCACCACTGTATAAGTTTACCTTGAATCTGATCTGGTTCATCTGGCAGAATTTGGTAAGCGTTAACCCGATGACCGGCATCGCCGAGCAACTGCTGAATTAGCTGACCACTGCGATCGGTTTCTACGGTGCGCGTATCACTGACGGTAATCACCGCACATTTCACAGTGATGGGGTCTGAGTCGGGATGAGGAACTTTTGACATTGATTTAAAACGGTGGCGATCGCGATTACGGATGAGTAATTTTACCAAAAAAAACTATGACTTATTCAAGCCTAATCCATGATCCTCGGCGTAGCGTTCCATAAACCGCATAAACCGATCCCACTCTGCCGCAGATTTCATAATATGAAGGGCTTCAATGCCGACTGGTTCACCATTGACGAATTTCGCCTTCACATCTCGGCAAGTAATTTCCCCTTCTTCATCCACCAGATACATCCCCGTAATTTCATTCAGATTATCTTTATCCAAAGCCTTGGGGCGATCGAAAAAAAAGGTAGCGGTGCTATTGTTGCCACTGCGAGAGCGAGTCAAACGCACATCTGGCACCACTTCTTCGTCAACTCCCCTGGAAAATTGAATTGTCGCCATAAGCTGTTAACTTTTGTAAACGATTAATGATTTTTATTCTCGCATTAATTAGAACCCGATACAAATCTGATCGGTTGTTCTTGGTTGTTGGTTGTTGGTTGTTGGTTGTTGGTTGTTGGTTGTTGGTTGTTGGTTCTTGGTTGTTGGTTGTTGGTTCTTAGACTGTTATAATGTTTTATCTGTTATCTGTTATTTGCAGAATATAAAAACTCTCCTGGGGAAAAAAGCACTACCTTTGCTCTGGATGCAAGGACTCAGAGGCGATCAGGCCAAATTGATTAATCCGGTGAATTAGCTGATATAAGCGACCAAAATCCCGCCGGTTAAAATGCAATACCAAACGGGGCAGCTTTTCCGTCTCATCTCCTTGTTCGGCGGGCAATGCGGCACTTTTAGTAATTGCTCCACTCAGCAAAATATCGCTAAAATCCGCATTAAGTTCTGCCACCGTAGCATCGGACAGTTCACATTTGAGCCGCAACACAAACTGCTCGTCTACATAACGACTGGAGTGATAAACCTGATAAAAGTTGGCGATCACCTGACAAGCTTCATCCACATTATCGGTAATCGTGTAGAGACTCGAATCGTCAGGGCTAATCAAACCCCTTTGGGCTAAGTTCTTCGTAATATAGGCTTGCCAGTCTTGCCAGTAGTGTCCTCCGGGTGGATCGATCAGCACCAGAGGGGCAGGGCCAAAGCGACCATTTTGGGTCAGGGTCAAGGTTTCAAACGCCTCATCCAGGGTGCCAAAGCCACCGGGAAACAGCGCGATCGCATCACTTTCCTTGAGAAAAAATAACTTACGAGTGAAAAAATACTTAAAATTAATCAGTTTCTCATTTTCGGCAATAAACGGATTGGCGCTTTGTTCATGGGGCAACTGAATATTCAGACCAAAAGAACAGTGAGTTCCAGCCCCTTCATTTCCCGCTTGCATAATCCCGCCACCGGCGCCGGTCATCACCATAAAGCCCAATTCCGTGACTTTACGGGCAAACTCAAAGGCCATCCGATATTCTGGACTATCTGCGGCTAATCGGGCTGAACCAAAAATGGTCACTTTTCTGACATGGCGATAAGGCTGAAACACCTCAAAGCCTTGCTGCATATCTTGCAACGCAGCACTGAGAATTTTCCAGTCCAAACGTGAAATCTTGTCACCTTCAGCGACCAGAGCCAAAATCGTCGCCAGCGATCGAGAAATCCATTTCTGATACGGCAAGTCAGGGAGTTGCTCTAACAACTGATCAACCTGTGCATCAAGAGAAAAAGAGGAAGAAGAATTAAAAGAAGCCATAAGAGGGTTGGCAGCGGGAGGACAGTCGGCAAATTGAGTTGGCAATTCTAAAGAGAACATTAGAGAACATTAACATTGCCGCTGTTTAGCTAAGAAGTTTTTTTCAAAAAAAGAAACCCCGCACCAGGGTCTGCCCGGACGGGTTTTTCCTTGCGGAGCAAGCTGAAACTCATCGACGCCAAAGGGAGCAACATCCCGGATTGGGTCAGGTAGGGGTTTTGTTAATTCAACCCATACCTGACCCAACCCGACCCAAAGACGATCCAAAGCGTTCAGCTTGTTTTGGCTGGGGCAGACAAGCACTAGAGATATTTTTCTAAAGTATTTGCCAAGGTGGTTTTTGGCACTGCGCCCACAACCATATCAACCCGTTGACCTCCTTTGAAGATCATCAGGGTAGGAATACTGCGGATTCCATACTGACTCGCCACATTGGGATTTTCATCGGTGTTCAATTTGACCACTTTTAGCTGACCGGCGTACTGTGTGGCTATTTCATCCACCACAGGCGCCACCATCCGGCACGGACCGCACCACGGTGCCCAAAAATCAACGAGTACGGGAATTTCACTGTCAAGAACTTCTTGCTTAAAAGTAGCATCTGTAACAGGGGCTGCTGCTGACATTGTTGCGAATCCTTTTCTCAATAGTTTTTCTGAGATTAATGTATCCCCGACTGCCGCGTTTTAGTGTGAAGGCCGCAAAAGAGCCGAGATCAATCAGCGCTTTATTGACCCTTCTGATCTACGGGCAAAAGACCCTCGCCAAACGGTTGACTTTACCAAATTAGACAAAAAGTCAAACAGGAATTACTTCCTTGGGCAGCGGAAAGCGGTTACTCAGATGAAAAACCGGGCTATTTTTTTTGATTACAGCACTCTTTCCGCCAAACGGCAAGTCAACCAACCTAAGTTTACGGCGTGAGCTTGTCAGGGACTACAGGTAATTCTACCATCCACTCAAGCTCACGGAGTGAACCTACAAGTGGATTTGGCCATTAAACATTAAACATGAAAAATTGGCGAGGTTTTCTTTAAGCCGTCTTTGGCATTAAATCATTAAAGCCTTTCAATACATTCAAGGGGTTCAGAAGCGTTGTGTCACATGACCACCAAGGGGTTACAGCGACAGATATTAAATGATCGTTAATTCTTAGACAATTCTTAGACGAGTGACATCCTGAAATGTTGTCAGCGGGATCAGACAAGGGAAGATCCTGAAACAGCAGACGATCCATAGTATATAGGAGGGGATAGATCATGCCAAAAAGGAACCGCCCGAACAAGGTTCGGGCGGAGTGTGGTGTGAGGAGTGAACGGAAACATGCGTCTCCGCTATTCTCTATTGTAATCAATAGATCGGTTTAATGCGTACTAAATCAGTTAAAATTTTCAGATTTGACACAAAACCAGGCTTCTTTAAGGAGTGCAACATTTAACCTTCCTAAAGCGCTCACTCCTGAGCATTTAGGGTAGGTACAGCATCACCAATAACGGTGAAGGCTGTAGCGGGCAAAGCTCGCAACATAATGTTGCTTTTCGCCGTTGACATCTCGTGGAAGTCGGAACCCGCAATTGGGACATTGAAAAATCTTGGCGCCACCGAGTCGGTTGTGAATACGACCGCAATTGGTGCAGGTTTTGGATGTGTAGGACTCGTTACACCGAATCCCCAAAACACCATTCCGTTCAGCCATCGCGCTCAAAGCTGCTGCAAATCTGGAATGACTCCATGTCAGCATATTTCTCACCGACTTGCGGTTGATTTTGCGCCCTGACTTAATCACCATCTCAGAAACCTGATAGGTCGGCAAAAAGATGGTTTTATAATTCCTCACCAAAAAGGATGCCACCAAGGGGGTGTAAGTCTTTAACTAAGCCAGAAATCCGCTCCCTGAGCAGGTTAGCAGCTTTTATCATCAGATATAGCTTACGTTTAGATTTGGATAGGGCAGCGCGACTCAAGAGATGGTCTAGGTGCGAACACAAGCGATTGATGCGTCCGATGTCTCCCCGTCCCACCTCTAAAATGCCGTCCCCGTCATATCCCGTCAAAAAAGCCCGATTGCCCGGGTCTAATGCCATGACTCCGGTGTTTAATGAGCTAGTTTCTGTAACCCGCACCGGAATACAAGCCAGCCATTTTCCTCTCTGATCAACCAGTTCAGTGCCGTAAATACACTCTGTTGGCATTGGTTGAGATGCCTTAAAAGTTAAACCCTTGGTCGTTCTTGGATACCAAGTTCCGACTTTAAACTGAATTGTTTGTGACTTGGCTCGACAAGACTGAAAGCGGGCAACGCCACCGTTGCGTCTGGCTTGCCGAAAGGCATCTCACCAGTCAAACTACTTACCCATTCCCAGTTGTTGGGCTTTTTGATACACCTTGCCTTCCGTGAGTAACGACGGTGCGATCACCACTTCCACCTCTTGCATTTCTTTCAGGTTCTTGGCGCCTAAAGTTCCCATGCTGGTTTTTAATGCCCCTAGGAGGTTATGAGTGCCATCGTCAAGTTGTGCCGGTCCACGCAAAATTTGCTCCAAGGTGCCGGTGCTGCCGACGCGAATGCGAGTCCCGCGAGGTAATACGGGGCTAGGAGTGGCCATGCCCCAGTGATAACCGCGTCCGGGAGCTTCTTTGGCTCTGGCAAAAGGAGAACCAATCATCACACCATCTGCGCCACACGCAATACATTTACAGATGTCACCGCCGGTAATTAAGCCACCATCGGCAATCACAGGCACATATTTACCTGTTTCCCGATAAAATTCTTCCCGGGCGGCGGCACAGTCAGCCACTGCCGTGGCTTGGGGGACGCCGACACCTAAGACCCCACGAGAGGTACAAGCTGCCCCAGGGCCAATTCCCACTAAAATCGCTGCCGCTCCAGCTTTCATTAATTTAAGAGTGACTTCATAAGTGACACAATTGCCTAAAATAACTGGCACTGGCATTTCGGCACAGAATTTTTCTAGGTTTAATGGGGTGACTGACTCTGGAGACAAGTGATCCGTAGAAACCACGGTTGCTTGAATAAAAAATAAGTCAGCACCGGCTTTGGCGACTACGGAGCCAAATTGAGATGCACCGGCAGGAGTGGCACTGACCGCCGCAATTCCCCCTTGGCTTTTGATTTGCGAAATCCGCTTTTCAATTAACGCTGGTTTAATCGGCTCGGCATACAGTTGCTGCATCAGAGAGACAAATTCTTCTTTGCCGACGGAGGCAATGCGATCGAGTACAGGTTCTGGATCGTCATAACGAGTTTGGATCCCTTCGAGGTTGAGAACTCCAAGGCCTCCGAGTTTAGATAACAAGACTGCCATCTTTACGTCCACCACACCATCCATTGCACTGGCGATGATGGGAATTTCTCGCTCAATGCCACCGATCGCCCAAGAAGTATCTGGCAAACTCGGATCAATGGTTCTGGTTCCAGGAACTAGGGCAATTTCATCAATTCCGTAAGCGCGGCGAGCCGTTTTACCCCGCCCGATTAAAATATCCACTTCTTTTATTTATTCCCAAGACTATTTAAGTTACATTAGCAAATTTTGGAGTGTTCAAAAGTACAAATTTCGTATTTAGGGGATAAAAGTCCGGTTGAGGGGGATCCTGGAGCGGCTTTCGAGTTTGGCAAACACAAGACTTTCCTCTAATATTGTTCTAGAGGAATTTTGGCTAAATCGTGACAGAATTGGCATGGGTTTCCCTGTTGAATCCCTGTTAAATGGGTTAAGCTTTTGTGAAATCCAGGTTTGTTGACAATTTGTTGACAATGTTGACAAGATGAATGCCGATGATCCATTCCGGCGCTTGAACCAGTTGGGCAACTGTCAAGGGTAGACCAGAAAGGGGCATGAGACTTCGCCTCTGAGTCCGAGCCCCAGAAAATTCCTGCTTCGCAAAGGATTTCATCGATGAAGAATATGGATTTTCTACCAGGCTTGTCACCCACTCTGGGCAGTCAATCGTCAAACTTGCCTATTGGCTGACAATTGATTTAAGGGAGTCGGGTAAATTGAACACAGAATCAGTGAAG encodes:
- the trpE gene encoding anthranilate synthase component I, with amino-acid sequence MIFPEFSEFSHLATQGNFVPVYQEWVADLDTPVSAWYKVCAGQPYSFLLESVEGGEKIGRYSFLGCDPLWILSAKGNQTTKTYRGGKEEIFSGDPFVVLTDCLKSIAPVKLPQLPPGVGGLFGFWGYELIRWMEPRVPVDPAQENDLPDGLWMQVDNLLIFDQVKRKIWAIAFADLRDPAVSLQEAYQQACDRVKTLVNKLQMPLSTEDTVLEWKPPRSQGNPSSPGEADYLYTSNISKEQFCQNVLKAKDYIKAGDIFQVVISQRLSTEFSGDPFALYRSLRLINPSPYMGYFHFKDWQIIGSSPEVMVKAENAPGKGKIASLRPIAGTRPRGQTPQEDAALAEDLLQDPKEIAEHVMLVDLGRNDLGRVCVKGSVKVDELMVIERYSHVMHIVSNVVGQLEESKTAWDLLKACFPAGTVSGAPKIRAMEIINELEPCRRGPYSGVYGYYDFEGQLNTAIAIRTMVVRANDQGKLTVSVQAGAGLVADSDPEKEYEETLNKARGLLEAIRCLVR
- a CDS encoding septal ring lytic transglycosylase RlpA family protein, giving the protein MEYLGIVWLTSWLLDFFSSSNPVLMAAESGHNSYAANVLLVAYNSDHNSAHNSAQKRGQSHKQRRKSSGQMSSDLQLHEGLIKPLLQSFLSKKSSKSQVCQRPDPIKTKTQFSSFLPIWLTDTQAANSGQLISHNRDSDNPTQTMLQWMDEILPIPGTTPAKATATATLVQVVRSYPTSPNYQFMDSLDSFYEIWVGGCLVGKLPDPISAHVLGLQLQQLLQDPNFDPQQIEATIVHNQPAIQVGSEVLLIVSETLAEQLNDRPKQLALNWINNLRQALAAPPLTLANSQSQMYGLQESKEILTGLASWYGPYFHGRLTANGETYNQYDLTAAHPSLPFDTYLKVTNLDNGKSVIVRINDRGPYIPPRTLDLSLGAAQELGSEHTGVIPYKAVIMKPAIAQRDQKARQEVTRL
- a CDS encoding PhzF family phenazine biosynthesis protein, which produces MNSLEFFIVDVFAETKYSGNQLAVFPRAGQISPEIMQRITKEINYSETTFITHHEAINGGYNVRIFTPAQEVTFAGHPTLGTAYIIQRELIKAPVAQVNLNLLVGQITVTFAYQDGQVSCLQMQQKPPKFGQVIDPGALAEVLNLEGSEIDVRGSGAEHYRFPCQEVSTGIPFIIVPLKNHQALKRAKVNRDKYFKLIETTDAKCIFIFCPETNHPQNHLSGRMFGDYLGVPEDPATGSANGCLAGYLVKYRYFGEDNIDVRVEQGYEIDRPSLLFLQAYPQANGEIAVFVGGSVQLVAKGEFL
- a CDS encoding molybdenum cofactor biosynthesis protein B; protein product: MSKVPHPDSDPITVKCAVITVSDTRTVETDRSGQLIQQLLGDAGHRVNAYQILPDEPDQIQGKLIQWCQRPDLDALIFNGGTGIAPRDTTYDVIASLLEKTLPGFGEVFRWLSYQEIGSRAIASRAIAGVYQSKLIFSLPGSSGAVKLAMASLILPELVHLVTQINIK
- the psb28 gene encoding photosystem II reaction center protein Psb28, with product MATIQFSRGVDEEVVPDVRLTRSRSGNNSTATFFFDRPKALDKDNLNEITGMYLVDEEGEITCRDVKAKFVNGEPVGIEALHIMKSAAEWDRFMRFMERYAEDHGLGLNKS
- a CDS encoding LOG family protein: MASFNSSSSFSLDAQVDQLLEQLPDLPYQKWISRSLATILALVAEGDKISRLDWKILSAALQDMQQGFEVFQPYRHVRKVTIFGSARLAADSPEYRMAFEFARKVTELGFMVMTGAGGGIMQAGNEGAGTHCSFGLNIQLPHEQSANPFIAENEKLINFKYFFTRKLFFLKESDAIALFPGGFGTLDEAFETLTLTQNGRFGPAPLVLIDPPGGHYWQDWQAYITKNLAQRGLISPDDSSLYTITDNVDEACQVIANFYQVYHSSRYVDEQFVLRLKCELSDATVAELNADFSDILLSGAITKSAALPAEQGDETEKLPRLVLHFNRRDFGRLYQLIHRINQFGLIASESLHPEQR
- the trxA gene encoding thioredoxin codes for the protein MSAAAPVTDATFKQEVLDSEIPVLVDFWAPWCGPCRMVAPVVDEIATQYAGQLKVVKLNTDENPNVASQYGIRSIPTLMIFKGGQRVDMVVGAVPKTTLANTLEKYL
- a CDS encoding zinc ribbon domain-containing protein, with product MVIKSGRKINRKSVRNMLTWSHSRFAAALSAMAERNGVLGIRCNESYTSKTCTNCGRIHNRLGGAKIFQCPNCGFRLPRDVNGEKQHYVASFARYSLHRYW
- a CDS encoding GuaB3 family IMP dehydrogenase-related protein codes for the protein MDILIGRGKTARRAYGIDEIALVPGTRTIDPSLPDTSWAIGGIEREIPIIASAMDGVVDVKMAVLLSKLGGLGVLNLEGIQTRYDDPEPVLDRIASVGKEEFVSLMQQLYAEPIKPALIEKRISQIKSQGGIAAVSATPAGASQFGSVVAKAGADLFFIQATVVSTDHLSPESVTPLNLEKFCAEMPVPVILGNCVTYEVTLKLMKAGAAAILVGIGPGAACTSRGVLGVGVPQATAVADCAAAREEFYRETGKYVPVIADGGLITGGDICKCIACGADGVMIGSPFARAKEAPGRGYHWGMATPSPVLPRGTRIRVGSTGTLEQILRGPAQLDDGTHNLLGALKTSMGTLGAKNLKEMQEVEVVIAPSLLTEGKVYQKAQQLGMGK